A window of the Tripterygium wilfordii isolate XIE 37 chromosome 12, ASM1340144v1, whole genome shotgun sequence genome harbors these coding sequences:
- the LOC120010647 gene encoding zinc finger protein ZAT10-like — protein MALEALNSPTITGPTFPFEDPKLGEAWVKRKRSKRPRLDHAPTEEEYLALCLIMLARGTTATQRHVSPTLPPPTVTLDQKLSYKCSVCNKAFSSYQALGGHKASHRKGSDEQSTSTNISSAVSNGSGRVHECSICHKTFPTGQALGGHKRRHYDGGDKGGLTVSEGVGSTNTNTNITNSSSHREFDLNLPALPDFASGFFISSHDDEVESPHPSKKPRVLTLPKIEV, from the coding sequence ATGGCCTTAGAAGCTCTGAATTCTCCAACAATAACAGGACCTACCTTCCCCTTTGAAGACCCCAAACTCGGAGAGGCATGGGTCAAGCGAAAGCGCTCCAAGCGTCCACGCCTCGATCACGCTCCCACAGAGGAAGAGTATCTTGCTCTCTGCCTTATCATGCTCGCTCGTGGCACCACCGCCACGCAGCGTCACGTTTCCCCCACTCTGCCGCCTCCAACGGTGACTCTGGATCAGAAGCTTAGCTACAAGTGTAGTGTTTGTAACAAGGCCTTCTCGTCTTACCAAGCGCTCGGTGGACACAAGGCCAGCCACCGGAAGGGAAGCGATGAGCAATCCACCTCCACCAACATCAGCTCTGCCGTGTCCAACGGTAGCGGTAGGGTTCACGAGTGCTCTATTTGCCATAAAACCTTCCCCACCGGCCAGGCTCTGGGAGGCCACAAGCGCCGCCACTATGATGGCGGCGACAAAGGCGGCCTAACGGTCTCTGAAGGTGTCGGATCCACTAACACCAACACCAATATCACCAACAGCAGCAGCCACCGCGAGTTCGACCTGAACCTCCCCGCCTTGCCGGATTTCGCATCGGGATTCTTCATCTCTAGCCATGACGACGAGGTCGAAAGCCCACACCCTTCGAAGAAGCCCCGTGTTTTGACGCTGCCCAAAATCGAAGTCTAA